The proteins below are encoded in one region of Acidobacteriota bacterium:
- a CDS encoding sigma-70 family RNA polymerase sigma factor: protein MSQVPDDRQILERLRNDEPGAFDLFVDRFGDRIYGFGLRMCGEVEDARDVFQETLLQAYQKIGQLKHPEALKSWLYRVASNACLMKRRKGKFEPRRELSLDELMPSGREGLRVEIPDPGRLPDEEAASGELRELLREAIAELPEHYRIVLVLRDMEQLSTREVAEALDLAETAVKMRLHRARLMVRQRLEELLARRVGKGEA, encoded by the coding sequence GTGTCCCAGGTTCCAGACGATCGTCAGATCCTCGAGCGCCTGCGCAACGACGAGCCGGGAGCTTTCGATCTCTTCGTCGATCGATTCGGTGACCGGATCTACGGTTTTGGCCTGCGGATGTGCGGGGAGGTGGAAGACGCCCGGGACGTGTTCCAGGAAACCCTGCTCCAGGCCTACCAGAAAATCGGCCAGCTCAAGCATCCCGAGGCGCTGAAGTCCTGGCTCTACCGGGTGGCTTCCAACGCCTGCCTGATGAAGCGCCGGAAGGGCAAATTCGAGCCCCGTCGTGAGTTGTCCCTCGACGAGTTGATGCCCTCCGGTCGTGAGGGGCTGCGCGTCGAGATTCCCGACCCCGGTCGGCTGCCTGACGAGGAGGCCGCCTCGGGGGAACTGCGGGAACTGCTGCGGGAGGCCATCGCCGAGTTGCCGGAGCACTACCGTATCGTCCTCGTGCTGCGCGACATGGAGCAGCTTTCCACCCGGGAGGTGGCCGAGGCGCTCGATCTGGCTGAGACCGCCGTCAAGATGCGCCTCCACCGGGCGCGGCTGATGGTGCGTCAGCGCCTCGAGGAACTGCTGGCACGCCGTGTCGGCAAGGGGGAGGCCTGA
- a CDS encoding zf-HC2 domain-containing protein, translated as MGCDHRHGDLSCREIFAMLSEYLDEELDASVCSRLEEHLEDCPPCVEFLDSLRRTVGLLRAEGRVEPAPEDLRRELSAALGRLEPPGSR; from the coding sequence ATGGGCTGTGATCACCGGCATGGAGACCTGAGCTGCAGGGAGATCTTCGCCATGCTCTCGGAGTATCTCGACGAGGAACTCGACGCGTCCGTCTGTTCGAGGCTCGAAGAGCACCTCGAGGACTGCCCCCCCTGCGTGGAGTTTCTCGACTCTCTGCGTCGCACCGTCGGCTTGCTGCGTGCCGAGGGGAGGGTGGAGCCGGCGCCGGAAGATCTGCGCCGGGAGTTGTCGGCCGCTCTCGGCCGGCTGGAGCCTCCCGGCTCTCGGTGA
- a CDS encoding DUF2892 domain-containing protein: MTINRMLRAIAGFFVLLSVALGYWVSPWFLLFTAFVGLNLFQSAFTNWCPMMAILRGLGVREG, from the coding sequence ATGACCATCAACCGTATGCTGCGCGCGATCGCCGGCTTCTTCGTTCTTCTCTCGGTGGCCCTGGGCTACTGGGTCAGCCCCTGGTTCCTGCTCTTCACGGCCTTCGTGGGGCTCAATCTCTTCCAGTCCGCCTTTACCAACTGGTGCCCGATGATGGCGATTCTGCGGGGCCTGGGGGTCCGCGAAGGCTGA